Part of the Acidobacteriota bacterium genome, GTCGATCCCCAACGATGGAGACGATCATGTCCGATACCAGCACCGAATCCACCGTCCTTCTCGAGCGCCACGACCGGGTAGCGGTCCTCACCATCAACCGCCCGTCGAAGTACAACGCCCTCAACGCCCAGGTCCAACGGGACCTCTTCGCCGCCCTGGACGAAGTGCGGGACGACGACGGCATCGGGGTGGTGGTGATCACCGGCGCTGGCGACAAGAGCTTCGTCGCCGGTGCCGACATCACCGAATTCGAAGGCCGCACGCCCCTGGACCAGCGGGAGGCCATGCGCTTCCCCCGCATGTTCGACATCCTCGCCGACTACCCCAAGCCCGCCATCGCCATGGTCAACGGTCTGTGCCTCGGCGGCGGCTGCGAGCTGGCCCTCTCCTGCGATCTGCGCATCGCCTCCGAGAAAGCTCAGTTCGGACTGCCGGAAATCAAGCTCGGACTGATCCCCGGCGGCGGCGGCACCCA contains:
- a CDS encoding enoyl-CoA hydratase-related protein, whose protein sequence is MSDTSTESTVLLERHDRVAVLTINRPSKYNALNAQVQRDLFAALDEVRDDDGIGVVVITGAGDKSFVAGADITEFEGRTPLDQREAMRFPRMFDILADYPKPAIAMVNGLCLGGGCELALSCDLRIASEKAQFGLPEIKLGLIPGGGGTQRLPRFVGLGQAMRMILTGDFIPANEARSMGLVEMVAAPDELREKTLELAAHIATRSPATLRLAKEAVRASQRLPLDQGIVYERDLFCLAFATEDKEEGVDAFINKRDPQWKGR